A region of Veillonellaceae bacterium DNA encodes the following proteins:
- a CDS encoding UvrD-helicase domain-containing protein codes for MDILEGLNEKQIEAVTTTEGYVRVIAGAGSGKTRALASRFAYLVNDLGIMPGHILCVTFTNKSAREMAMRIHRLTGDNDTGYVNTFHGFCVSVLQEDSFAVSYPKNFLVIDNSDIDEMLAIIYEEMGLTLRDMPFNKARDMIEMKKCVWEPEYYKDMIAMPLQVLYEKYHTATTVQDIIFYGYLYQEKKCFALDYNDLIKFTLYIFEENEEIRLKWQKRLEYIMLDEFQDIDPLQYKLMEALCGYHNNLFIVGDPDQTIYTWRGANIRFLLDFDKKFPNVKTILMNDNYRSSPEILAAANSLIAKNKNRFNKNLIAHRPSGPKVTCFMEKTAGEEAGRVAKEIIELHKKGVPYKDITLLYRAHYVTRNLEEKLLKKKIPYTIYSGTQFFGRMEIKDALCYLRMIVSQDDMAFRRIINKPKRNIGQRRMEFLTNYASENGCTLFEALRKNVEEPTLKRTGAADFIELIDTFAKDSEGKPVSEVLSAILDESGYEKMLRTEGSQERLDNLAELKQSVFEYETTCGEETNIVHYLEHAALFSNMDTGEGQDKVKLMTVHTAKGLEFPYVFICGMNEGIFPSRKTRTVNAMEEERRLAFVAMTRAEKALYITEAGGANLDGSPRYPSRFILDIDRDKLEFDPPVDEQLMKETMVYVGRSTAFLQEDKDETTMEAGTRVRHPVFGPGTIVEVDGSAHAYLIKFDSMPTMRQISFHARLFKL; via the coding sequence ATGGACATACTGGAAGGACTCAATGAGAAACAGATCGAAGCCGTCACCACGACAGAAGGCTACGTGCGCGTTATCGCAGGCGCAGGCTCGGGCAAGACACGCGCCCTTGCCAGCCGTTTCGCCTACCTTGTGAACGACCTCGGCATCATGCCCGGGCACATACTCTGCGTCACATTCACGAATAAATCCGCGCGCGAAATGGCCATGCGCATCCACCGCCTGACCGGCGACAACGACACAGGATACGTCAATACATTCCACGGCTTCTGCGTCTCCGTCCTGCAGGAGGACAGCTTTGCCGTTTCCTATCCGAAGAATTTCCTCGTCATCGACAACTCCGACATCGACGAGATGCTTGCCATCATTTATGAGGAAATGGGCCTCACCCTGCGCGACATGCCCTTCAACAAGGCACGCGACATGATCGAAATGAAGAAGTGCGTCTGGGAACCGGAATACTACAAGGACATGATCGCCATGCCGCTTCAGGTCCTTTATGAAAAGTACCATACCGCGACGACCGTCCAGGACATCATTTTCTATGGCTACCTGTACCAGGAAAAGAAATGCTTCGCGCTGGACTACAACGACCTCATCAAATTCACGCTTTACATCTTCGAGGAAAACGAGGAAATCCGCCTCAAGTGGCAGAAGCGCCTCGAATACATCATGCTCGACGAATTCCAGGATATCGACCCGCTCCAGTACAAGCTGATGGAAGCCCTCTGCGGCTACCACAACAACCTCTTCATCGTGGGCGACCCCGACCAGACCATTTACACATGGCGCGGCGCCAATATCCGCTTCCTTCTGGACTTTGACAAGAAATTCCCGAACGTCAAGACCATCCTCATGAATGACAACTACCGCTCAAGCCCTGAAATCCTTGCTGCGGCAAACTCCCTCATCGCCAAGAACAAGAACCGCTTCAATAAGAACCTCATTGCCCACCGCCCAAGCGGCCCGAAGGTCACCTGCTTCATGGAAAAGACAGCGGGCGAGGAAGCCGGCCGCGTGGCAAAGGAAATCATAGAGCTCCATAAGAAGGGCGTCCCGTACAAGGACATCACGCTCCTTTACCGCGCTCACTACGTCACAAGGAACCTTGAGGAAAAGCTCCTCAAGAAGAAAATCCCATACACCATCTACAGCGGCACGCAGTTCTTCGGAAGGATGGAAATCAAGGACGCTCTCTGCTACCTGCGCATGATCGTCAGCCAGGATGACATGGCTTTCCGGAGGATCATCAACAAGCCGAAGAGAAATATCGGGCAGCGCCGCATGGAATTCCTCACGAATTACGCCTCTGAAAACGGCTGCACGCTCTTTGAAGCCCTCAGGAAGAACGTCGAGGAACCCACGCTGAAACGCACAGGCGCCGCTGATTTCATCGAACTCATCGATACCTTCGCCAAGGACAGCGAAGGAAAACCCGTTTCCGAAGTCCTCTCTGCCATCCTTGACGAGAGCGGGTACGAGAAAATGCTCCGCACCGAAGGCAGCCAGGAACGCCTCGACAATCTGGCGGAACTCAAGCAGTCCGTCTTCGAATACGAAACCACCTGCGGCGAAGAGACGAACATCGTCCATTACCTGGAGCACGCCGCCCTCTTCTCAAACATGGACACCGGGGAAGGACAGGACAAAGTGAAGCTTATGACCGTCCATACCGCCAAGGGCCTTGAATTCCCGTACGTCTTCATCTGCGGCATGAACGAAGGCATCTTCCCGTCAAGGAAGACAAGGACCGTGAATGCTATGGAAGAAGAAAGACGCCTCGCCTTCGTCGCCATGACGAGAGCCGAAAAAGCCCTCTACATCACAGAAGCCGGCGGCGCCAACCTCGACGGCTCGCCAAGATACCCGTCAAGATTCATCCTGGACATCGACAGGGACAAGCTTGAATTCGATCCGCCCGTCGATGAACAGCTCATGAAGGAAACCATGGTCTACGTAGGAAGATCGACCGCCTTCCTGCAGGAAGACAAAGATGAAACGACCATGGAAGCAGGCACCCGCGTCCGCCATCCCGTCTTCGGCCCGGGCACCATCGTCGAAGTCGACGGAAGCGCCCATGCCTACCTCATCAAATTCGACAGCATGCCCACCATGCGCCAGATCTCCTTCCACGCAAGACTGTTCAAATTGTAA
- a CDS encoding EamA family transporter, protein MLKFWWPIGLIILSSVGYQVGLKEVSTGMDPFVALVVTYLVASAVSFAIYFIQGTGEAGWKKDIFTINPAALGLGAAIVGIELGNVYMYQAGWTVNTAFIVSNGLIVLALMVMGTILYGEKITPRKILGVVISMAGIAAITLG, encoded by the coding sequence ATGTTAAAATTCTGGTGGCCGATCGGCCTTATCATCTTATCCAGCGTCGGATACCAGGTCGGACTCAAGGAAGTCTCGACCGGTATGGATCCCTTTGTCGCGCTCGTCGTGACCTACCTCGTCGCATCCGCCGTTTCCTTTGCGATTTATTTCATCCAGGGGACAGGGGAAGCAGGATGGAAGAAGGACATCTTCACCATCAATCCGGCGGCTCTTGGCCTTGGCGCCGCCATCGTCGGCATCGAGCTTGGGAATGTCTACATGTACCAGGCAGGCTGGACCGTCAATACCGCCTTCATCGTGTCGAACGGCCTCATCGTCCTCGCCCTCATGGTCATGGGGACTATCCTTTACGGCGAAAAAATCACGCCGAGGAAGATCCTGGGTGTCGTCATTTCCATGGCAGGCATCGCCGCCATCACATTGGGCTGA